The following proteins are encoded in a genomic region of Triticum dicoccoides isolate Atlit2015 ecotype Zavitan chromosome 1B, WEW_v2.0, whole genome shotgun sequence:
- the LOC119319447 gene encoding uncharacterized protein LOC119319447 — MGFIQSTFSLLVGAAGGIYIAQNYDVPNIKNYMQGLMGKAKELDHAYKKPEDGSKNKA; from the coding sequence ATGGGTTTCATCCAGAGCACCTTCTCGCTCCTGGTCGGCGCGGCGGGCGGCATCTACATCGCCCAGAACTACGACGTCCCCAACATCAAGAACTACATGCAGGGCCTGATGGGCAAGGCCAAGGAGCTGGACCATGCCTACAAGAAGCCCGAGGATGGCAGCAAGAACAAGGCTTAG